A stretch of the Lolium perenne isolate Kyuss_39 chromosome 3, Kyuss_2.0, whole genome shotgun sequence genome encodes the following:
- the LOC127342305 gene encoding uncharacterized protein — MAAPPPVLTVAVEKGPRRGETRQCRAGAALRVGRVVKGNDLAVRDGGASQHHLVIEFLPPPGAAGWAVSDLGTSNGTLLNGAPLVPSVPAPLSHGDTIKVGDSTVLAVSIAPDSDPNPVANPTSRHAAAAVDEKPPAATRRGRRNIKAATAAEAPEAEKEEPDAAAVVVDEKPPAVTRRGARSRAPPVAEPLEVEKEEPDAAAVVVEEKPPAVSRRGTRSKGPPVGEPLEVEKEEPDAGAVVVEEKPQVARRQGGRKKMAPGQMGETAEAPRQCEQKEAPKPSEPEKDDEEKEEVMVPTRRGSRRSVTEPPKPKEEENAPAVTRRGGRKKNVATVAPPPLPPKPKSVRGRGTRATASTTVLQEEQGGNELAASRAETVNLLSPTAVKGGEEQKGFKVAAGDGGVELQDTAKALKDEEIPKGRDNAHHAASDNDANAAAAEPTGEMEEAAEVNCHRRRMKVVEHYEPEKDGEETTVVTRRGGRKVFMEQSEPGKDDDTTLVTRRGHGRQKKLAEQPETTKDVEQTTVATRRGGRKKAADQLEPEKGMEETTILTRRGGQKKVAEQPELVKEDTEKEEGAPVLARRGGRKKNALLVAPPLPELVKENDEKEESAPALTRRGGRKKNALLVAPPSLPLNTSSTRGQGRVTRASMTVKALEEELPEGRARAKLSASNTVAHAAAVQLTVEMEETSEAPRRGRQKKAIDPPEPEKEDEEKEDAIRVTRRRGQKKDAVVACHAGRKKDSTVIAPPPLPPKTASGRGRRRVTRTSARNNVLEKDAKGEQEEDEVNVPIEQAGNLQIAMAVNDGEDREVKGAARASEDDSPEGRDSVKHASSENRGQEDQGGVHCSSRVHSGSSGIPNTTSKYREDRKLKAYSTPFDVRVDRALKKYST, encoded by the exons ATGGCCGCTCCGCCGCCGGTGCTCACCGTGGCGGTGGAGAAGGGGCCACGCCGGGGAGAGACGCGGCAGTGCCGCGCGGGCGCCGCGCTCCGCGTCGGCCGGGTCGTCAAGGGCAACGATCTCGCCGTGCGCGACGGCGGCGCGTCGCAGCACCACCTCGTCATCGAGTTCCTCCCGCCGCCCGGCGCCGCCGGGTGGGCCGTCTCGGATCTCGGGACCTCCAACGGCACGCTCCTCAACGGCGCGCCCCTCGTTCCCTCCGTCCCCGCCCCGCTCTCCCACGGGGACACGATCAAGGTCGGGGATTCCACCGTGCTCGCCGTCTCCATCGCGCCCGATTCGGATCCGAACCCTGTCGCCAACCCCACCTCGCgccacgcggcggcggcggtggacgaGAAGCCCCCTGCGGCGACCCGCCGCGGGAGACGGAATATTAAAGCGGCGACAGCGGCCGAGGCTCCCGAAGCGGAGAAGGAAGAGCCAGATGCAGCGGcagtggtggtggacgagaagccCCCTGCGGTGACCCGCCGTGGCGCACGGAGTAGAGCGCCTCCGGTGGCTGAGCCCCTCGAAGTGGAGAAGGAAGAGCCGGACGCTGCGgcagtggtggtggaggagaagccccctgcggtgtcccgccgtggCACACGCAGCAAAGGGCCTCCGGTGGGTGAGCCCCTCGAAGTGGAGAAGGAAGAGCCGGACGCAGGGgcagtggtggtggaggagaagccCCAGGTGGCCAGGCGCCAGGGCGGGCGGAAGAAGATGGCTCCGGGGCAGATGGGTGAGACTGCAGAGGCACCACGCCAGTGTGAGCAGAAGGAGGCCCCGAAGCCCTCTGAACCAGAGAAGgacgatgaggagaaggaggaggtcaTGGTACCGACGCGCCGCGGCAGTCGGAGGAGCGTCACAGAGCCCCCTAAACCGAAGGAAGAGGAGAATGCCCCTGCAGTGACACGCCGCggagggaggaagaagaatgtGGCGACCGTTGCCCCTCCGCCATTGCCTCCAAAACCGAAATCTGTCAGGGGGCGGGGTACAAGGGCTACTGCAAGCACCACCGTTCTTCAGGAGGAGCAGGGAGGAAACGAGTTGGCTGCGTCAAGAGCGGAGACAGTGAACCTGCTGTCTCCGACTGCGgtgaagggtggtgaggagcagaAGGGTTTTAAGGTGGCAGCTGGGGATGGAGGGGTAGAACTACAAGATACTGCAAAGGCATTAAAGGATGAAGAAATACCAAAAGGGAGGGACAATGCTCATCATGCTGCTTCTGACAATGATGCCAATGCGGCCGCAGCAGAGCCCACTGGAGAGATGGAGGAGGCTGCAGAGGTAAACTGCCACAGGAGGCGGATGAAGGTTGTGGAACATTATGAACCTGAGAAGGACGGGGAGGAGACCACCGTGGTGACACGCCGTGGCGGGCGGAAAGTGTTTATGGAGCAGTCAGAACCAGGGAAAGATGATGATACCACTTTGGTGACACGCCGCGGCCACGGCAGGCAGAAAAAGCTCGCCGAGCAGCCTGAAACAACGAAGGACGTGGAGCAGACCACGGTGGCGACGCGCCGTGGCGGGCGAAAAAAGGCCGCTGATCAGCTTGAACCAGAAAAGGGCATGGAAGAGACCACTATTTTGACGCGCCGTGGAGGGCAGAAAAAGGTAGCGGAGCAGCCTGAACTAGTCAAGGAAGATACTGAGAAGGAGGAGGGTGCCCCTGTATTGGCACGTCGTGGCGGGAGGAAGAAGAATGCATTGTTGGTTGCCCCTCCGTTGCCTGAACTAGTGAAGGAAAATGACGAGAAGGAGGAGAGTGCCCCGGCGTTGACCCGCCGTGGCGGGAGGAAGAAGAATGCATTGTTGGTCGCCCCTCCATCACTTCCCCTGAATACGAGCTCCACAAGAGGCCAGGGAAGGGTTACAAGGGCTAGTATGACTGTGAAGGCATTAGAGGAGGAACTGCCAGAAGGGAGGGCCAGGGCTAAGCTTTCTGCTTCGAACACTGTGGCTCATGCGGCTGCAGTGCAGCTCACTGTAGAGATGGAGGAAACTTCAGAGGCGCCTCGCCGAGGCAGGCAGAAGAAAGCCATAGACCCCCCTGAGCCAGagaaggaagatgaggagaaggaggatgCTATCAGGGTGACGCGCCGCAGGGGGCAGAAGAAGGATGCagtggtggcatgccatgccgGGAGGAAGAAAGATTCCACGGTGATCGCTCCTCCGCCCCTGCCTCCAAAGACAGCATCCGGAAGGGGCCGCAGAAGGGTTACAAGGACTAGTGCGAGGAACAATGTTCTTGAGAAGGACGCCAAGGGGGAACAAGAGGAAGATGAGGTGAATGTGCCAATAGAGCAAGCCGGGAATCTGCAGATTGCGATGGCAGTGAATGATGGTGAGGATAGAGAAGTAAAAGGTGCTGCGAGAGCATCGGAGGACGACTCACCAGAGGGGAGGGACAGTGTGAAGCATGCTTCTTCTGAAAACAGGGGCCAGGAGGATCAGGGTGGTGTGCACTGTTCTTCCAGAGTTCATTCAGGATCTAGTGGAATCCCCAATACTACAAGCAAATATAGAGAG GATAGAAAGCTGAAAGCATACTCAACTCCCTTCGATGTCAGGGTGGATAGAGCTCTGAAGAAATATTCTACATGA
- the LOC127342306 gene encoding syntaxin-22: MSFQDLEAGRGPQRKAARPAGPGAGASQAVASGVFQINTAVATFQRLVNTLGTPKDTPDLRDKIHKTRTNITQLVRDTSEKLKQASDADHRVEVSATKKIADAKLAKDFQAVLKEFQKAQRLAVEREAAYAPFITQAGLPQSYNSTEVNNGADRLAEQRTQLLESRRQELVFLDNEIVFNEAVIEERDQGIKEIQDQISEVNEIFKDLAVLVHDQGAMIDDIDSHIDNSVAATAQAKGQLSKAAKTQKSNSSLICLLMVIFGVVLLIVIIVLAA, encoded by the exons ATGAGCTTCCAGGACCTGGAGGCCGGCCGCGGGCCGCAGCGGAAGGCCGCCCGGCCGGCGGGGCCCGGCGCCGGCGCGTCGCAGGCCGTCGCCTCCGGCGTCTTCCAGATCAACACGGCCGTAGCCACCTTCCAGCGCCTCGTCAACACGCTCGGCACGCCAAAGGACACGCCAGACCTCCGCGACAAGAT ACACAAGACGCGGACAAACATAACACAGCTGGTCAGGGATACATCCGAGAAGCTTAAACAAGCGAGCGACGCGGATCATCGTGTCGAAGTTAGC GCTACCAAAAAGATTGCTGACGCAAAGCTAGCGAAGGATTTCCAGGCAGTCCTAAAAGAATTCCAGAAAGCTCAACGGTTAGCGGTAGAGAGAGAAGCTGCATATGCACCTTTTATTACTCAAGCGGGTTTACCACAGAG CTATAACTCAACTGAAGTGAACAACGGTGCTGATAGGTTGGCTGAACAGCGCACACAGCTTCTAGAATCAAGAAG GCAAGAGTTAGTTTTCTTGGATAATGAAATCGTCTTCAATGAGGCCGTTATTGAGGAGAGGGACCAGGGAATAAAAGAGATTCAAGACCAAATTAGTGAAGTAAACGAGATCTTCAAAGATCTTGCTGTGCTAGTCCATGATCAAGGAGCAATGATTG ATGACATAGACTCTCACATTGACAATTCTGTTGCTGCGACTGCACAAGCAAAAGGCCAGCTTTCAAAAGCTGCTAAAACTCAGAAGTCGAACTCTTCTCTG ATATGCCTGTTAATGGTTATTTTCGGGGTGGTGCTGCTCATAGTGATAATAGTCCTTGCAGCCTAG